One Brachyspira suanatina DNA segment encodes these proteins:
- a CDS encoding heavy-metal-associated domain-containing protein, giving the protein MESIIILSIIIIIAIIAVINYIKKIKSGNCCSSGISSQVIEKVKVKDKNKNNYPYKQVIKIGGMTCTHCAKIIENNFNKIEDVYAKVNFDNEEAIILTKKQLDNKIFEDAIKESGYRYYIKD; this is encoded by the coding sequence ATGGAAAGCATAATAATACTATCAATCATAATTATAATAGCTATAATAGCCGTAATAAACTATATAAAAAAAATTAAATCAGGAAACTGCTGTTCATCAGGCATATCATCACAAGTTATAGAAAAAGTAAAGGTAAAAGACAAAAATAAAAATAATTATCCATATAAACAAGTAATTAAAATAGGAGGAATGACTTGTACACATTGTGCAAAAATAATAGAAAACAATTTTAACAAGATTGAAGATGTATATGCAAAAGTAAATTTTGATAATGAAGAAGCTATCATATTGACTAAAAAGCAGCTGGATAATAAAATATTTGAAGATGCTATAAAAGAATCAGGATATAGATATTATATAAAAGATTAA
- a CDS encoding GntR family transcriptional regulator, which yields MAVLQKEIDMNMQEQKIYEYNRIYVYRVLKENIMKLVLKPGEKISELNIKKTFNVSRSPIREAIVRLVDEELIDVFPQKGTYVSLLDPSLIEDSLFMRSAIEKEIMILLCSKDFNSENLLISLEYIFEKQKKIAASNLNRDSIMKFLDLNEQFHSEIFKNLDKINIWEKILKFGTHYVRFHILESISKTNVDFAIKQHTDIINAIKNKDYSIAMQLENNLLSNYRCKLKKVYDLYPQYFKYKV from the coding sequence ATGGCTGTGTTGCAAAAAGAAATTGATATGAATATGCAAGAACAAAAAATATACGAGTATAATAGAATATATGTCTATAGAGTATTAAAAGAAAATATAATGAAATTGGTACTTAAACCAGGAGAAAAAATCAGCGAATTAAATATAAAGAAAACCTTTAATGTAAGCAGATCTCCAATCAGAGAAGCCATTGTTAGATTGGTGGATGAAGAATTAATTGATGTTTTTCCTCAAAAAGGTACTTATGTTTCTTTATTGGATCCTAGCTTAATAGAAGATTCATTATTTATGAGATCTGCTATAGAGAAAGAAATAATGATATTATTATGTTCTAAGGATTTTAATTCTGAAAATTTGTTAATTTCTTTAGAATATATATTTGAAAAACAGAAAAAAATAGCAGCTAGTAATTTAAATAGAGATTCTATTATGAAATTTTTAGATCTTAATGAACAATTTCATAGCGAGATATTTAAAAATCTTGATAAGATTAATATATGGGAAAAAATTTTGAAATTTGGAACTCATTATGTAAGATTTCATATACTTGAATCTATATCTAAAACCAATGTAGATTTTGCTATAAAGCAGCATACTGATATTATAAATGCTATAAAAAATAAAGATTATAGTATAGCAATGCAGTTAGAAAATAATTTATTATCCAATTATAGATGTAAATTAAAAAAAGTATATGATCTATATCCTCAATATTTTAAATATAAAGTATAA
- a CDS encoding FAD:protein FMN transferase — protein sequence MKKKIYFSIPIIAVALIIAISFYRSKDKYVTATVVISDTILNITAETSDKNMDKLISSITNEINRMDNIVNPYNTSSEIGKINSESLSGKTEIEISDEMAHIFTTGLKYSKLNPSFDISVRPLIELWGFGVKENQTVPLKQDIDNALANIDYSAVSIITNDDNKKILKLSKPLTFDFGSYGKGYIIEKLKNVFAEYGIKNYLIDYGGDTYANGVNSKGKPWVIAIRNPRNDADGYLGLLESTNYTIVTSGDYERYFTQDGTNYHHIIDAEIGYPTYNSISATIVHTNAEEADALSTTAFLMGTNFFTNEAFKYKEAYIVTPQGELFIVTNDNF from the coding sequence ATGAAAAAGAAGATTTATTTTTCTATACCAATAATAGCGGTTGCATTAATAATAGCTATTTCATTTTATAGATCAAAAGATAAATATGTAACAGCTACAGTAGTAATAAGCGATACTATACTTAATATAACTGCAGAAACTTCTGATAAAAATATGGATAAGCTTATAAGCAGTATTACAAACGAAATAAACAGAATGGATAATATAGTAAATCCGTATAATACTTCAAGCGAAATAGGAAAAATAAATAGTGAAAGTTTATCCGGAAAAACTGAAATAGAAATTTCAGATGAAATGGCACATATATTTACTACAGGATTAAAATATTCAAAATTAAATCCATCTTTTGATATAAGTGTAAGACCTTTGATAGAGTTATGGGGATTTGGGGTAAAAGAAAATCAAACTGTACCTTTAAAACAGGATATAGATAATGCTTTGGCTAATATAGATTATTCTGCTGTAAGCATAATTACTAATGATGATAATAAAAAGATATTGAAATTATCAAAGCCCTTAACATTTGATTTTGGTTCTTATGGTAAAGGTTATATAATAGAGAAATTAAAGAATGTATTTGCGGAGTACGGCATAAAAAATTATTTAATAGATTACGGCGGAGATACTTATGCTAATGGGGTTAATAGTAAGGGTAAGCCTTGGGTAATAGCTATAAGAAATCCAAGAAATGATGCTGACGGATATTTGGGACTTTTAGAATCTACAAATTATACTATAGTAACTAGCGGTGATTATGAAAGGTATTTTACTCAGGACGGAACTAATTATCATCATATAATAGATGCTGAAATAGGATATCCTACTTATAATAGTATATCTGCTACTATAGTTCATACTAATGCCGAAGAGGCAGATGCTTTATCTACAACAGCATTTTTGATGGGTACTAATTTCTTTACAAATGAGGCATTTAAGTATAAAGAGGCCTATATTGTAACCCCTCAAGGTGAATTATTTATAGTAACTAATGATAATTTTTAA
- the rsmD gene encoding 16S rRNA (guanine(966)-N(2))-methyltransferase RsmD has product MHIISGNKKGRKIITPKRDFRPTQGKVKEAFFNIIDIENKTFLDLCSGSGAMGFEALSRNAKFAAFIEIDREAVKTIFSNAKAIFNDNENIYKIKRVSAEDYVKKTNDKFDVIYLDPPYHSKIYFDVVNNIIKRNILNDNGVLAVEFGADYYKKFLENEELKNIISGIMEYDIKTYGESVLIIFKYI; this is encoded by the coding sequence ATGCATATAATATCCGGAAATAAAAAGGGAAGAAAAATAATAACCCCTAAAAGAGATTTCAGACCTACACAGGGTAAGGTTAAAGAGGCTTTTTTTAATATAATAGATATAGAAAATAAAACTTTTTTGGATCTATGTTCCGGAAGCGGTGCTATGGGGTTTGAGGCTTTAAGCAGAAATGCTAAATTTGCTGCTTTTATAGAAATAGACAGAGAGGCCGTAAAAACCATATTTTCTAATGCTAAAGCTATATTCAATGATAATGAAAATATATATAAAATAAAAAGAGTATCGGCTGAAGATTATGTAAAAAAGACTAATGATAAATTCGATGTTATATATTTAGATCCGCCATACCATTCAAAGATATATTTTGATGTTGTAAATAATATAATAAAAAGAAATATATTAAATGATAATGGAGTTTTAGCTGTAGAGTTTGGTGCAGATTATTATAAGAAATTTTTAGAAAATGAAGAATTAAAAAATATAATATCCGGTATTATGGAATATGATATAAAAACTTACGGCGAAAGCGTTTTGATAATATTTAAGTATATATAA
- a CDS encoding PepSY-like domain-containing protein yields the protein MTKKLLALLISLTILSTSSLFADWVVPASALPQKARTFIRRVYPNAKIWKVERDDGKFEVKLSNGASIDFMPNGNWLNIDGEYNGVPMSVLPQAVANTVRRTYPQARMIDVEKEWGNYKIKLNNMMEIYVAANGQLMGQQWDD from the coding sequence ATGACAAAAAAATTATTAGCTTTATTAATATCTTTAACTATTCTTTCTACATCAAGCCTTTTTGCTGATTGGGTAGTACCAGCTTCAGCATTGCCTCAAAAAGCTAGGACTTTTATAAGAAGAGTTTATCCTAATGCTAAGATATGGAAAGTTGAAAGAGATGACGGCAAATTTGAAGTTAAATTGTCTAATGGAGCTTCTATAGATTTTATGCCTAATGGTAATTGGCTTAATATAGATGGAGAATATAACGGAGTACCTATGAGCGTTTTACCTCAGGCTGTAGCTAATACTGTTAGAAGAACTTATCCTCAGGCTAGAATGATAGATGTTGAAAAAGAATGGGGTAATTACAAAATAAAACTTAACAATATGATGGAAATATATGTAGCTGCTAATGGTCAGTTAATGGGTCAGCAATGGGACGATTAA
- a CDS encoding HD-GYP domain-containing protein, with amino-acid sequence MNDLIEKYEILTVKDLKSIKDQLVAHNIPLFRLDKERKLIVFPTEQLSLIIDNEKYSNLKIYIPKNFSMFIEEFKSITQTNNSNNASEESAPYVFRTPKESEKEMGKRISEISKMTYKEKVNTIKNYDEKLKEITVDKETGINKNTAQQIVNVGNDVGLIAKVTMFESIQKIKGEEITQEQAKEENQEITETTTNLVTTIVDMLAANTETQKVFDELRNYSDGGVMSHSNRVFISYVNFMVFYNNLINRRHLVHKIRTSYTNKYKKFYEQVETMFNKEGIHKNLSTVEDCIDKGIKIIEEREMNLYSVGALLHDIGKVKDLDYFEGANGRDYERIKKHLFNSYALVSQTSEYPLEVILTVALHHEYYGLGYGPYEHLHALKLKKYPNFQIQRIMTYDAKAIDECEAFAYFPAKMLEIIDVYDALIDPARKYRGGKTFTPEEALNIMREDFIEKHVKLDPILYDVFVEFLSNSIEQDLMSCKLI; translated from the coding sequence ATGAATGATTTAATAGAAAAATATGAAATTTTAACAGTAAAAGATCTGAAATCAATAAAAGATCAGTTAGTTGCTCATAATATACCATTGTTTAGATTAGATAAAGAAAGAAAACTTATAGTATTTCCTACTGAACAATTAAGCTTAATAATTGATAATGAAAAATATAGCAACTTAAAAATATATATACCTAAAAATTTTTCTATGTTCATAGAAGAATTTAAATCTATTACACAAACAAATAATTCAAACAATGCTTCCGAAGAATCCGCTCCTTATGTATTTAGAACACCTAAAGAGTCAGAAAAAGAGATGGGTAAAAGAATATCTGAAATCTCTAAAATGACATATAAGGAAAAAGTTAATACTATAAAAAATTATGATGAAAAATTAAAAGAAATTACTGTAGATAAAGAAACAGGAATAAATAAAAATACAGCTCAGCAAATAGTAAATGTTGGAAATGATGTAGGATTAATAGCAAAGGTTACTATGTTTGAGAGTATTCAAAAGATTAAAGGAGAAGAAATCACTCAGGAACAGGCTAAAGAAGAAAATCAGGAAATCACTGAAACTACTACAAATTTAGTTACTACTATAGTTGATATGCTTGCTGCTAATACTGAAACACAGAAAGTATTTGATGAACTTAGAAATTATTCTGATGGCGGTGTAATGTCTCACTCTAACAGAGTATTTATATCTTATGTAAATTTTATGGTATTTTATAACAACTTAATAAACAGAAGACATTTAGTACATAAAATAAGAACATCATATACAAATAAATACAAAAAATTCTATGAACAAGTTGAAACTATGTTCAACAAAGAAGGAATTCATAAAAATTTATCTACTGTTGAAGATTGTATAGATAAAGGTATAAAAATCATAGAAGAAAGAGAAATGAATCTTTATTCCGTAGGAGCTTTACTTCATGATATAGGAAAAGTTAAAGATTTGGACTATTTTGAAGGAGCTAATGGAAGAGATTATGAAAGAATAAAAAAACACTTGTTTAACAGCTATGCTTTAGTAAGTCAAACTTCTGAATATCCTCTTGAAGTTATACTTACAGTGGCTTTGCACCATGAATATTATGGATTAGGATATGGCCCTTATGAACATTTACATGCTTTAAAATTAAAAAAATATCCTAATTTCCAAATACAAAGAATCATGACTTATGATGCTAAAGCTATAGATGAATGTGAGGCATTTGCTTATTTTCCTGCTAAAATGCTTGAAATTATAGATGTATATGATGCTTTAATTGACCCAGCAAGAAAATATAGAGGAGGAAAAACATTCACTCCTGAAGAAGCACTTAATATTATGAGAGAAGATTTTATAGAAAAGCATGTAAAATTGGATCCTATATTATACGATGTATTTGTAGAATTCTTAAGCAACTCTATAGAACAAGACTTAATGTCATGCAAATTAATATAA
- a CDS encoding LysM peptidoglycan-binding domain-containing protein, whose product MATKKTTTNKKEEAKETKKAATEKTTNKKEESVKKTVAKKTAEKAEKKEEPVKKTTAKKTAEKAEKKEEPVKKTAAKKTAEKAEKKEEPVKKTAAKKTAEKAEKKEEPVKKTAAKKTAEKAEKKEEPEKNIAEIATAEEKIAEIKETKTETKPLTSILKKNDDEKRDLKDIIKEATSEIKTADRKIVLKTSTPVRKLESIKTENTETKTERESITLLKEAIKAKSKNVSRPVSVKKRIAIVDVDDDDNLDNTRNTTEEISTSKPVISSVFAAHNIKTEEAEKAEEKNEYIEDTAAATTEESNTETIASSAIVHNNNASFPYSFETFESTNREKEEEKIEETEKIEENNYTQDENIEEIPEDKSNEKSEEIETKEETVVEETKELDVIAEEKTEADTDEVEKIEETVKEETLKVEEKATYSKSDIFKRPVVIPNDDEHIQKSKFNQEEIDTAIKDAPTIDENTSVENYKDYSSSASETKIEELKETINEKIQELKDKEIKIIETEDELKTSSLPEIEKKPAEPYVAPDHSISENKKSNKIVPIVGIIIIILGLSFLGIQFFSGRNNEIDDNFYEEVTNNNTLNTNNLITNDVISVTNNINTNINRPQTNNIKTNNAVNTNAARQQTNNAVNTQTNITRPQTNNTVNTQTNTTRPQTNNTVNTQTNTARPQTNNTVNTQTNTTRPQTNNTVNTQTNTTRPQTNNTVNTQTNTARPQTNTVTPPTPPKEPEITPPTPPTPPPNPPTANTNAAVNNTQANNNTLAYNTDTYKTKWTDTLSSIATAELGDSRRWPSIAVLNENIIKNNPDSIVFNIDIKIPNGGKKKIEDMNDSEKRSLYNDYIKVSEMYLKMGKQNLANSIKSQADSILK is encoded by the coding sequence ATGGCAACAAAAAAAACTACAACAAACAAAAAAGAAGAAGCTAAAGAAACAAAAAAAGCTGCAACTGAAAAAACTACTAACAAAAAAGAAGAGTCTGTAAAGAAAACTGTAGCTAAAAAAACTGCTGAAAAAGCTGAAAAGAAAGAAGAGCCTGTAAAGAAAACTACAGCTAAAAAAACTGCTGAAAAGGCTGAAAAGAAAGAAGAGCCTGTAAAGAAAACTGCAGCTAAAAAAACTGCTGAAAAAGCTGAAAAGAAAGAAGAGCCTGTAAAGAAAACTGCAGCTAAAAAAACTGCTGAAAAAGCTGAAAAGAAAGAAGAGCCTGTAAAGAAAACTGCAGCTAAAAAAACTGCTGAAAAAGCTGAAAAGAAAGAAGAACCTGAAAAAAATATTGCTGAAATTGCTACAGCAGAAGAAAAAATAGCAGAAATAAAAGAAACTAAAACTGAAACAAAGCCATTAACTTCCATTCTGAAAAAAAATGATGATGAAAAAAGAGATTTAAAAGATATAATCAAAGAAGCTACATCTGAAATAAAAACTGCAGATAGAAAAATTGTTCTTAAAACTTCAACTCCAGTTAGAAAGCTTGAATCAATTAAGACAGAAAATACTGAAACTAAAACTGAAAGAGAGTCTATAACTCTTCTTAAAGAAGCTATAAAGGCAAAATCTAAGAATGTATCAAGACCTGTAAGCGTTAAAAAACGTATAGCTATAGTAGATGTAGATGATGATGATAATTTAGATAATACTAGAAATACTACTGAGGAAATAAGTACTTCTAAACCTGTTATAAGCAGTGTATTTGCTGCACATAATATAAAAACAGAAGAAGCTGAAAAAGCAGAAGAAAAAAATGAGTATATTGAAGATACTGCAGCTGCTACTACTGAAGAATCAAATACAGAAACTATAGCATCATCAGCAATAGTTCATAATAATAATGCTTCATTTCCTTATTCTTTTGAAACATTTGAATCTACTAATAGAGAAAAAGAAGAAGAAAAAATTGAAGAAACTGAAAAGATAGAAGAAAATAATTATACTCAAGATGAAAATATAGAAGAAATACCTGAAGATAAATCTAATGAAAAAAGTGAAGAAATAGAAACTAAAGAAGAAACAGTAGTAGAAGAAACTAAAGAACTTGATGTAATCGCAGAAGAGAAAACAGAAGCAGATACTGATGAAGTTGAGAAAATTGAAGAAACAGTGAAAGAGGAAACTCTAAAAGTAGAAGAAAAAGCTACATACAGTAAAAGTGATATATTTAAAAGACCTGTTGTTATACCTAACGATGATGAACATATACAGAAATCTAAATTCAATCAAGAAGAAATAGATACTGCAATAAAAGATGCTCCAACAATAGATGAAAATACTTCTGTAGAAAACTATAAAGATTATTCTTCTTCAGCATCAGAAACAAAAATAGAAGAATTAAAAGAAACTATCAATGAAAAAATTCAGGAATTAAAAGATAAAGAAATAAAAATTATAGAAACAGAAGATGAATTAAAAACTTCTTCTTTACCTGAAATAGAAAAAAAACCAGCTGAACCTTATGTGGCTCCTGATCATTCTATAAGTGAGAATAAAAAATCTAATAAAATTGTTCCTATAGTTGGAATTATAATTATAATATTAGGATTATCATTCTTAGGCATACAATTCTTCTCTGGAAGAAATAATGAAATAGATGATAATTTCTATGAAGAAGTAACAAATAATAATACATTAAATACTAATAATCTAATAACAAATGATGTTATATCTGTTACTAACAATATAAACACTAATATTAATAGACCACAAACTAATAATATAAAAACTAACAATGCGGTAAATACTAATGCTGCTAGACAACAGACTAACAATGCAGTAAATACTCAGACTAATATTACTAGACCGCAAACTAACAATACAGTAAATACTCAAACTAATACTACTAGACCACAGACTAACAATACAGTAAATACTCAGACTAATACTGCTAGACCGCAGACTAACAATACAGTAAATACTCAGACTAATACTACTAGACCACAGACTAACAATACAGTAAATACTCAGACTAATACTACTAGACCACAGACTAACAATACAGTAAATACTCAGACTAATACTGCTAGACCGCAAACTAATACTGTAACACCGCCTACTCCTCCAAAAGAGCCGGAAATAACACCACCTACTCCTCCAACACCTCCGCCTAATCCTCCAACTGCAAATACAAATGCGGCTGTTAACAATACACAGGCAAATAATAACACATTGGCATATAATACAGATACTTATAAAACAAAATGGACTGACACACTATCATCAATAGCCACTGCAGAGCTTGGAGACAGCAGAAGATGGCCTTCAATAGCAGTACTTAACGAAAATATAATAAAAAATAATCCTGACAGTATAGTATTTAATATAGATATCAAAATCCCTAATGGGGGAAAAAAAAAAATTGAAGATATGAATGATTCAGAAAAAAGATCTTTATACAATGATTATATAAAAGTGTCTGAAATGTATTTAAAAATGGGAAAACAAAATCTAGCTAATTCTATAAAATCTCAGGCTGATTCTATATTAAAATAA
- a CDS encoding YidC/Oxa1 family membrane protein insertase — MILADIFFDIFIFPIEFIIETLFFLFKNIFNLSYSTSIFLLSLSVNFLSLPLYNIAEKWQEKERNIQNKMKPIIDNIKAVYKGDQRYLLIRTCHRINGYKIIYAFRGVLGLLIQIPFFIAAYNFIYSLSDLSQGNLFFIKDFSKPDNLINGINLLPFTMTIFSILAGMVYSKKLTIKESMPLYISSLIFLIILYNSPSGLLFYWNINCLFSLIKNIVLEYKLYKALNKDKILKICNVFVILAFIVLIVISFINKIDIKNILTLFIIIILTLNFDYIEKSLIKNNNFIKYRYKLLILSCLIITVLSGLFIPTSLINNSVSEFNNHLSLIINNLSMSIGIFLFYPLFIYNIFSDKTKNYITLAFIFLSVIFIIDTFIFAGNYPNMNSDFMFDSSIKIVNKDIIINTLMILISFVFIYFIIKKSKSYVLVNIDYIIIFVLIASSIFYTYKILSYDDRYTKTSYKLKNGEKIFNISRNGENIFVIILDRAIPSYWFDAFNRFEEYKDMFDGFTFYPNTVSYNYNTITIASIYGGYDYLPYETSTNKKNNITNIHNNALLTLPLSLEKYGYKSYILDPVYANMSFEGDLSIFNNYSNIKAYNKDYIYDYSINKYTNENNIITSNLDNDKLIRFSFFRIIPLWLRKTLYSGGKWLINENNIMNTSIENYALLDSIKDLINIDENGNNYNIMHNNTTHEPHYFLPDLLPSVSLNYIDTNDLKIYKDTNSVRHFYANAASMKNIVKIINFLKDNNVYDNTKIIIISDHGYRINAKYFEKPNTKFIALYNSLLMYKDFNSKGRLNIDTNFMTVADMPYLAVNHIKDIKNIFNNKIITNDYKTNGANIIRIRSWKPENQSSNTYDFNTYYHVNNNIFDTNNWKLYNWYYDSNYSKEIDLSLGFKEETTND, encoded by the coding sequence ATGATATTAGCAGATATATTTTTTGATATTTTTATATTTCCAATAGAATTTATTATAGAAACTTTATTTTTTCTATTTAAGAATATATTTAATTTATCTTATAGTACAAGTATATTCTTATTAAGTTTATCAGTAAATTTTTTATCTCTCCCTCTTTATAATATAGCAGAAAAATGGCAGGAAAAAGAAAGAAACATTCAAAACAAAATGAAGCCTATAATAGATAATATAAAAGCCGTTTATAAAGGTGATCAAAGATATTTACTAATAAGAACCTGTCATAGAATTAACGGATACAAAATAATTTATGCCTTCAGAGGAGTTTTAGGGCTTTTAATACAAATACCTTTCTTTATTGCAGCATATAATTTCATATACAGTTTATCCGATTTATCTCAGGGAAATTTATTTTTCATAAAAGATTTTTCAAAGCCTGATAATTTAATAAACGGTATTAATTTACTCCCATTTACTATGACTATATTCAGTATACTTGCAGGAATGGTTTACAGCAAAAAATTGACTATAAAAGAAAGTATGCCTCTATATATAAGTTCATTAATATTTTTAATCATATTATATAATTCGCCTTCAGGATTATTATTTTATTGGAATATCAACTGCCTATTTTCTTTAATTAAAAATATTGTTTTGGAATATAAATTATATAAGGCATTAAATAAAGATAAAATATTAAAAATATGCAATGTGTTTGTTATATTGGCTTTTATAGTATTGATTGTGATATCTTTTATAAATAAAATAGATATAAAAAATATTTTAACTCTTTTTATAATAATAATATTGACATTAAACTTTGATTATATAGAAAAATCATTGATTAAAAATAATAATTTCATTAAATACAGATATAAACTACTTATATTATCATGTTTGATTATAACCGTACTTTCAGGGCTCTTTATACCTACATCATTGATAAATAATTCAGTATCAGAATTCAATAATCATTTAAGCCTAATAATAAATAATCTTTCAATGAGTATAGGAATATTTTTATTTTATCCTTTGTTTATATATAATATATTTTCAGATAAAACAAAAAATTATATAACATTAGCATTTATATTTTTGTCTGTAATATTCATAATAGACACATTCATTTTTGCTGGTAATTATCCTAATATGAACTCTGATTTTATGTTTGACAGTTCTATTAAAATAGTTAATAAAGATATAATAATCAATACTTTAATGATATTAATTTCTTTCGTTTTTATTTATTTCATTATAAAAAAATCCAAATCCTATGTATTAGTAAATATTGATTATATAATAATATTCGTATTGATTGCCTCATCAATATTTTATACATATAAGATATTAAGCTATGATGATAGATATACAAAAACATCATATAAATTAAAAAACGGAGAAAAAATATTTAATATATCGAGAAATGGAGAAAATATATTCGTTATAATATTGGATAGAGCCATACCTTCATATTGGTTTGATGCCTTTAATAGATTTGAAGAATATAAAGATATGTTTGACGGCTTTACATTCTATCCTAATACTGTTTCATACAATTATAATACCATAACAATAGCATCTATTTATGGAGGTTATGATTATCTACCATACGAAACAAGCACAAATAAGAAAAACAATATTACAAATATTCATAACAATGCATTATTAACATTGCCTCTATCTTTAGAAAAATACGGCTATAAATCTTATATACTTGATCCTGTTTATGCTAATATGTCTTTTGAAGGTGATCTAAGCATATTTAATAATTACAGTAATATCAAAGCATATAATAAAGATTATATATATGATTACAGCATTAACAAATATACAAATGAAAATAATATAATAACATCTAATTTAGATAATGATAAATTGATAAGATTTTCATTTTTTAGGATAATACCTTTATGGCTAAGAAAAACATTATACAGTGGCGGAAAATGGCTTATAAACGAAAATAATATTATGAATACAAGTATAGAAAATTATGCCTTACTAGATTCTATTAAAGATTTAATAAATATAGATGAAAATGGTAATAATTATAATATAATGCATAACAATACCACACATGAACCGCATTATTTTCTTCCTGATTTATTGCCTTCAGTATCTTTGAACTATATAGATACAAATGATTTAAAAATATATAAAGATACAAACAGTGTAAGACATTTTTATGCTAATGCTGCTTCAATGAAAAATATAGTTAAAATTATAAATTTCTTGAAAGATAATAATGTTTATGATAATACAAAAATAATAATTATTTCAGATCATGGATATAGAATAAACGCTAAATATTTTGAAAAGCCTAATACCAAATTCATAGCTTTATATAATTCTTTATTAATGTACAAAGATTTTAATTCAAAAGGCAGATTAAATATTGATACCAATTTTATGACTGTAGCAGATATGCCATATTTAGCAGTTAATCATATAAAAGATATAAAAAACATATTCAATAATAAAATAATAACTAATGATTATAAAACTAATGGTGCTAATATAATAAGAATAAGAAGTTGGAAGCCTGAAAATCAATCATCAAACACTTATGATTTTAATACATATTATCATGTAAATAATAATATATTTGATACTAATAATTGGAAACTATACAATTGGTATTATGACAGCAATTACAGTAAGGAAATAGATTTATCTCTAGGATTCAAAGAAGAAACTACTAATGATTAA
- a CDS encoding YkgJ family cysteine cluster protein: protein MKKSNKLNKNSILTFSCTGCGICCKEKGYVFFSDDDIKRASKFLEISPLVFINQYLEYEEGYGYYIKVTDDKPCTFLDENNRCTINSSKPNQCATFPYWKEYMDKNGNLISGKFKRACPGVKTKK from the coding sequence ATGAAAAAATCTAACAAATTAAATAAAAATTCCATATTAACATTTTCATGCACCGGATGCGGTATATGCTGTAAAGAAAAAGGATATGTATTCTTTAGCGATGATGATATAAAAAGAGCATCTAAATTTTTAGAAATCTCTCCTTTAGTTTTTATTAATCAATATTTAGAATATGAAGAAGGTTATGGTTATTATATAAAAGTAACAGATGATAAGCCTTGTACATTCCTTGATGAAAATAACAGGTGTACTATTAATAGTTCAAAACCTAATCAATGCGCTACTTTTCCATATTGGAAAGAATATATGGATAAAAATGGAAATTTAATCTCTGGAAAATTCAAAAGAGCCTGCCCAGGTGTAAAAACAAAAAAATAA